A genomic window from Dechloromonas sp. A34 includes:
- the icd gene encoding NADP-dependent isocitrate dehydrogenase, protein MTSHIKVPQGGQKIVPGQPTPNNPIIPFIEGDGIGIDITPVMIKVIDAAVAKAYGSSKKIHWMEVFAGEKSTRLYGADEWFPKETFDALKEYSVSIKGPMTTPVGGGIRSLNVALRQELDLYQCVRPVQYFKGVPSPLKHPELTNMVIFRENTEDIYAGIEWAADSEGARKVVKFLQEEMGVKKIRFPLTSGIGIKPISVEGTTRLVRAALKYVIANDRKSLTIVHKGNIMKFTEGLFRDTAYKVAKEEFGAELLDGGPWCKFKNPQSGREVIVKDAIADAFLQQILLRPAEYDTIVTTNLNGDYISDALAAQVGGIGIAPGANISDQYACFEATHGTAPKYAGLDKVNPGSLILSAEMMLRHLGWVEAANLVIKAMEAAIGDKQVTYDFARLMEGAEELSCSAFGDAMIARM, encoded by the coding sequence ATGACATCGCACATCAAGGTTCCGCAGGGTGGTCAGAAAATCGTTCCGGGACAGCCGACCCCGAACAACCCGATCATTCCCTTCATCGAGGGTGACGGCATCGGCATCGACATCACGCCGGTCATGATCAAGGTTATCGACGCTGCGGTGGCAAAGGCCTACGGCAGCAGCAAGAAGATTCACTGGATGGAAGTGTTCGCCGGTGAAAAATCCACCCGCCTCTACGGCGCCGACGAGTGGTTCCCGAAGGAAACCTTCGATGCGCTGAAGGAATACTCGGTTTCGATCAAGGGTCCGATGACGACGCCGGTCGGCGGCGGCATCCGTTCGCTGAACGTCGCCCTGCGCCAGGAACTCGACCTCTACCAGTGCGTCCGTCCAGTGCAATACTTCAAGGGTGTGCCCTCGCCGCTGAAGCACCCGGAATTGACCAACATGGTCATCTTCCGCGAGAACACCGAAGACATCTATGCCGGCATCGAATGGGCTGCTGACTCCGAAGGCGCAAGGAAAGTGGTCAAGTTCCTGCAGGAGGAAATGGGCGTCAAGAAAATCCGTTTCCCGCTGACTTCCGGCATCGGCATCAAGCCGATTTCCGTCGAAGGCACCACCCGCCTGGTTCGCGCCGCACTCAAGTACGTCATCGCCAACGACCGCAAGTCGCTGACCATCGTGCATAAGGGCAACATCATGAAGTTCACGGAAGGCCTGTTCCGTGACACCGCCTACAAGGTGGCGAAGGAGGAATTCGGCGCCGAACTGCTCGATGGCGGTCCGTGGTGCAAGTTCAAGAATCCGCAGTCCGGTCGCGAAGTCATCGTCAAGGATGCAATTGCCGATGCCTTCCTGCAGCAGATCCTGCTACGTCCGGCCGAGTACGACACCATCGTGACCACCAATCTGAACGGCGACTACATCTCCGATGCCCTGGCCGCCCAGGTCGGCGGTATCGGCATTGCCCCGGGAGCCAATATTTCAGACCAGTACGCCTGCTTCGAAGCGACCCACGGAACGGCGCCGAAGTACGCCGGCCTGGACAAGGTGAACCCGGGGTCGCTGATCCTCTCCGCCGAGATGATGCTGCGCCATCTCGGTTGGGTCGAAGCTGCCAATCTGGTCATCAAGGCCATGGAGGCGGCCATCGGCGACAAGCAGGTGACCTACGATTTTGCTCGCCTGATGGAAGGCGCAGAGGAACTCTCCTGTTCGGCCTTCGGCGATGCGATGATCGCCCGGATGTAA
- a CDS encoding NADP-dependent isocitrate dehydrogenase: protein MAAGKSKIIYTLTDEAPLLATCAFLPIVRTFTAPAGVEIETADISVAARVLSEFPEFLKEDQRVPNTLGELGKKCLQPETNIIKLPNISASVAQLITCVKELQAKGYAIPDYPENPTTDEEKALKTRYAKCLGSAVNPVLREGNSDRRAPAAVKNYAKKRPHSMGEWKQWSQTHVSHMEHGDFYHGEKSLTLDKARDVRMELIAKGGKTTVLKPKLSLLEGEIIDSMFMSKKALCDFYEAQLEDCRESGILFSLHVKATMMKVSHPIVFGHCVKIYYKEAFEKHGKLFDELGINVNNGMATLYEKIKALPESKRDEIIRDLHACQEHRPRLAMVDSAKGITNFHSPNDIIVDASMPAMIRQGGKMWGADGKQYDSKCVMPESTFARIYQEMINFVKWHGNFDPKTMGTVPNVGLMAQQAEEYGSHDKTFEIAEAGIANIVDINSGEVLLTQNVEAGDIWRMCQVKDAPIRDWVKLAVTRARQSGMPAIFWLDPYRPHENELIKKVETYLKDHDTSGLDIQIMSQVRAMRFTLERVARGLDTISVTGNILRDYLTDLFPIMELGTSAKMLSIVPLMNGGGMYETGAGGSAPKHVQQLTQENHLRWDSLGEFLALAVSLEEQGIKDGNKRAVLLAKTLDAATGKLLDNNKSPSPKTGELDNRGSQFYLAMYWAQELAAQTEDKELAGHFTTLAKTLTDNEAQIVAEMKTVQGKAVDIGGYYLADSEKCKAVMRPSPTLNAALKAARG, encoded by the coding sequence ATGGCCGCAGGGAAGTCCAAGATCATTTACACGTTAACTGACGAGGCGCCGCTGTTGGCGACTTGTGCCTTTCTGCCCATCGTGCGTACCTTTACAGCACCGGCCGGTGTCGAAATCGAGACCGCCGACATTTCGGTCGCCGCCCGCGTCCTCTCGGAATTTCCTGAGTTCCTGAAGGAAGACCAGCGGGTCCCGAATACCCTCGGCGAACTGGGCAAGAAGTGCCTGCAACCCGAGACCAATATCATCAAGCTGCCGAACATCAGCGCCTCCGTCGCTCAGCTGATCACCTGCGTCAAGGAACTGCAGGCCAAGGGTTACGCGATCCCCGACTATCCGGAAAACCCGACCACCGACGAAGAGAAGGCGCTCAAGACCCGTTACGCCAAGTGTCTGGGCTCCGCCGTCAACCCGGTGCTGCGCGAAGGCAACTCCGACCGCCGCGCGCCGGCTGCCGTCAAGAATTACGCCAAGAAGCGCCCGCACTCCATGGGCGAATGGAAACAGTGGTCGCAGACCCACGTTTCCCACATGGAACACGGCGATTTCTATCATGGCGAAAAGTCGCTGACCCTCGATAAGGCACGCGACGTGCGCATGGAATTGATCGCCAAGGGCGGCAAGACCACCGTGCTCAAACCGAAGCTCTCGCTGCTCGAAGGCGAGATCATCGACTCCATGTTCATGAGCAAGAAAGCGCTCTGCGACTTCTACGAAGCCCAGCTCGAAGACTGCCGCGAATCCGGCATCCTCTTCTCGCTGCACGTCAAGGCGACGATGATGAAGGTCTCGCACCCGATCGTCTTCGGCCACTGCGTCAAGATCTACTACAAGGAAGCCTTCGAGAAGCACGGCAAGTTGTTCGACGAACTGGGCATCAACGTCAATAACGGCATGGCCACGTTGTACGAGAAGATCAAGGCGCTGCCGGAATCCAAGCGCGACGAGATCATCCGCGACCTGCACGCCTGTCAGGAACACCGTCCGCGTCTGGCCATGGTCGACTCGGCCAAGGGCATCACCAACTTCCATTCGCCGAACGACATCATCGTCGACGCTTCCATGCCGGCGATGATCCGCCAGGGCGGCAAGATGTGGGGTGCCGACGGCAAGCAGTACGACAGCAAGTGCGTCATGCCGGAATCGACCTTTGCCCGCATCTACCAGGAGATGATCAACTTCGTCAAATGGCATGGCAACTTCGATCCGAAGACCATGGGCACCGTGCCCAACGTTGGCCTGATGGCCCAGCAGGCAGAGGAATACGGCTCGCACGACAAGACTTTCGAAATCGCCGAAGCCGGCATCGCCAATATCGTCGACATCAACAGCGGCGAAGTGCTGCTCACCCAGAATGTCGAAGCTGGCGACATCTGGCGTATGTGCCAGGTCAAGGATGCCCCGATCCGCGACTGGGTCAAGCTCGCCGTCACCCGCGCCCGCCAGTCGGGCATGCCGGCCATCTTCTGGCTGGACCCGTATCGTCCGCACGAGAACGAGCTGATCAAGAAGGTTGAAACCTACCTCAAGGATCACGACACCAGCGGCCTCGACATCCAGATCATGTCCCAGGTCCGCGCCATGCGCTTCACGCTGGAACGTGTCGCCCGCGGCCTGGACACCATTTCGGTAACCGGCAACATCCTGCGCGACTACCTGACCGACCTCTTCCCGATCATGGAACTGGGCACCTCGGCCAAGATGCTGTCCATCGTGCCGCTGATGAACGGCGGCGGCATGTACGAAACCGGTGCCGGCGGCTCGGCACCGAAGCACGTCCAGCAGCTGACCCAGGAAAACCACCTGCGCTGGGATTCGCTCGGCGAATTCCTGGCTCTGGCTGTGTCGCTCGAAGAGCAGGGCATCAAGGACGGCAACAAGCGCGCCGTTCTGCTGGCCAAAACGCTGGACGCGGCGACCGGCAAGCTGCTCGACAACAACAAGTCGCCGTCGCCGAAAACGGGTGAACTCGACAACCGCGGTTCGCAGTTCTACCTCGCCATGTACTGGGCGCAGGAACTGGCAGCACAGACCGAGGACAAGGAACTGGCCGGCCACTTCACCACGCTGGCCAAGACGCTGACCGACAACGAAGCGCAGATCGTCGCCGAAATGAAGACGGTGCAGGGCAAGGCCGTCGACATCGGTGGCTACTATCTGGCCGACTCCGAGAAGTGCAAAGCCGTCATGCGTCCGAGCCCGACGCTGAATGCCGCGCTGAAGGCGGCACGCGGCTAA